The following coding sequences lie in one Bacteroidota bacterium genomic window:
- a CDS encoding acylphosphatase has product MNKDIHASITVVGLVQGVGYRWFVNRHSVALGLKGYVKNNYDDTVTVEVEGDRSLIEELITHLKIGPRSAQVKDVRVEWSAPNNLFLGFSIK; this is encoded by the coding sequence GTGAACAAGGACATTCACGCATCGATTACCGTCGTCGGACTTGTGCAAGGAGTTGGATACCGCTGGTTCGTCAACCGGCATTCTGTTGCACTCGGATTGAAGGGCTACGTGAAAAATAATTACGACGACACGGTCACAGTAGAAGTGGAAGGAGACCGTTCGCTCATCGAAGAGCTCATTACGCATCTGAAAATTGGCCCCCGTTCTGCTCAGGTGAAGGATGTCCGGGTTGAATGGAGCGCGCCCAACAATCTTTTTCTTGGATTCTCAATCAAGTAG
- a CDS encoding DMT family transporter: protein MTPRKKAELALLGTTFIWGGTFVIMKLGFADVSPFLFVAIRFTLGSMIFAAFFPSRLRSIRRSTLRRGIVLSILLGVGLVLQTYGLQITTASKSAFITGMMVVFTPMAQMLIERRVPKLGNIVGVVIVSGGLYFLTSPSGSGFNLGDLLTLIGAFLFGFYIVYLDIFSKEEELLPLAFLQIAITAVLGWMLVPFEVPQLHLTWNLARLLFYTAFLSTVVTTYVQTRFQKDTTPTRAGILFTLEPVISAVLAYFILGEILGMLGVFGALLIVVGILVSELSDNFIKRFHWKFPLPEEE from the coding sequence ATGACCCCCCGGAAAAAAGCTGAGCTCGCACTCCTTGGGACAACGTTCATCTGGGGAGGGACGTTCGTGATTATGAAGCTGGGCTTCGCCGATGTGTCCCCCTTTCTCTTCGTCGCGATCCGGTTTACCCTCGGCTCGATGATCTTTGCCGCATTTTTCCCCTCAAGGTTGCGGTCAATACGCCGATCGACGCTGCGAAGGGGGATTGTCCTGAGCATTCTCCTGGGCGTGGGCCTTGTGCTTCAGACGTATGGACTTCAGATCACGACGGCGTCGAAGTCGGCCTTTATTACCGGCATGATGGTCGTTTTCACACCAATGGCGCAGATGCTCATAGAACGCCGTGTTCCAAAGCTCGGAAATATCGTGGGGGTCGTTATCGTCAGCGGTGGATTGTATTTTCTCACTTCGCCGAGCGGGTCCGGGTTCAACCTCGGCGACCTGTTAACGCTGATCGGCGCGTTCTTATTCGGATTCTATATCGTCTACCTCGATATCTTTTCGAAGGAAGAAGAACTTCTTCCGCTAGCATTTCTTCAGATCGCGATCACGGCGGTTCTTGGATGGATGCTCGTCCCCTTCGAGGTGCCGCAACTTCATTTGACCTGGAATCTAGCGCGGCTGCTTTTCTACACCGCATTTCTTTCTACCGTCGTAACGACATACGTTCAGACCCGGTTCCAAAAGGACACGACCCCAACCCGCGCCGGGATCTTATTTACGTTGGAGCCGGTCATCTCTGCGGTGTTAGCCTACTTTATTTTAGGCGAAATTTTGGGTATGTTGGGAGTGTTTGGCGCGCTGCTGATCGTCGTTGGAATTCTTGTTTCGGAATTATCCGATAATTTCATCAAAAGATTTCACTGGAAATTCCCGTTGCCGGAAGAAGAATGA
- a CDS encoding decaprenyl-phosphate phosphoribosyltransferase → MRQYFRLLRPSQWIKNTFVFAPLVFSKHLFDSQLFGVALKGFISFSLISSVVYIVNDILDREADAAHPVKKNRPIASGKVSTLAALAMGAILVLAASPLALSLPVGFQLVLLSYLVLQILYSVGLKKIVILDVFIIASGFMLRVLGGAEVINVMISHWIILCTMFLSLFLALAKRRGEIMLFQQHEGASGRTVLQHYDVNFLDSAMVVTSSGMAISYALYTVAERTVNAFGSDNLIFTTIFVLFGIFRYLFLVMRMNMGENSVAIILKDRPMFINLCLWFLSCVAIIYH, encoded by the coding sequence ATGAGACAATATTTCCGCCTTCTGCGTCCGTCTCAATGGATCAAGAACACTTTCGTTTTTGCCCCGCTCGTCTTTTCAAAGCATCTCTTCGATTCCCAGTTATTTGGCGTTGCGCTGAAAGGGTTTATCTCCTTCAGCCTCATCTCCAGCGTTGTTTACATTGTGAATGATATCCTTGACAGGGAAGCTGACGCCGCCCATCCGGTCAAGAAGAACCGGCCGATCGCATCCGGGAAGGTCTCAACCCTGGCAGCCCTCGCGATGGGCGCAATTCTGGTCCTCGCCGCTTCCCCCTTGGCTCTTTCGCTCCCCGTCGGCTTTCAGCTTGTCCTGCTGTCATACCTCGTGTTACAGATCCTGTATTCGGTCGGACTGAAGAAAATCGTTATCCTCGATGTGTTCATCATCGCTTCCGGATTCATGCTCCGCGTTCTTGGCGGCGCTGAAGTTATCAATGTCATGATTTCCCACTGGATCATTCTTTGCACAATGTTTCTGTCGCTCTTTTTGGCTCTGGCCAAAAGACGGGGGGAGATCATGTTATTCCAGCAGCACGAGGGGGCATCCGGACGAACAGTGCTTCAGCACTATGACGTGAACTTTCTCGACAGCGCCATGGTGGTCACTTCATCCGGAATGGCGATTTCCTATGCCTTATATACAGTGGCGGAACGGACCGTGAACGCCTTTGGGTCGGACAATCTGATCTTCACCACCATCTTTGTTCTTTTTGGAATTTTCCGCTATCTCTTTCTCGTGATGAGAATGAACATGGGGGAAAATTCGGTCGCGATCATTCTAAAGGACAGGCCGATGTTTATCAATCTTTGTTTATGGTTCCTTTCTTGCGTCGCCATTATTTACCACTGA
- the ispF gene encoding 2-C-methyl-D-erythritol 2,4-cyclodiphosphate synthase, which translates to MNRIGFGYDVHKLIPGRKLILGGEDIPSEKGLLGHSDADILLHAIADALLGAASLGDIGKHFPDSDQQFKGISSLVLLERVAKLISDHHYEIINVDTTVVLQRPKIAPYVDQMKSNIAAALHLDASKISIKATTNEGLGFIGAGEGAVAYAVALINSVS; encoded by the coding sequence ATGAACAGAATAGGGTTCGGATACGATGTACACAAGCTAATCCCCGGAAGAAAATTGATTCTCGGGGGCGAAGATATTCCTTCGGAAAAGGGGTTGCTGGGGCATTCCGACGCCGACATTTTGCTCCACGCAATTGCCGATGCCCTGCTTGGGGCGGCTTCCCTTGGGGATATCGGCAAGCATTTCCCCGATTCGGACCAACAGTTCAAAGGCATTTCGAGCCTCGTCCTGCTCGAACGCGTGGCAAAACTGATCTCCGATCATCATTATGAAATTATCAATGTTGATACGACCGTTGTCTTGCAGCGTCCGAAGATTGCGCCGTACGTCGACCAAATGAAAAGCAATATAGCCGCTGCTCTTCATCTTGATGCATCCAAAATTTCCATAAAAGCGACGACGAATGAAGGCTTAGGGTTCATCGGCGCTGGAGAAGGGGCCGTTGCGTACGCCGTCGCCCTGATCAATTCCGTTTCATAA
- a CDS encoding methylmalonyl-CoA mutase family protein has protein sequence MAGIEGLDAVKKAKAVWNEHASRAGKRQNIKFTTVSGEPIETLYTPDDIQHINYLSDIGFPGEFPYTRGVHHNMYRGKLWTMRQFAGFGTPEDTNGRFKYLLEHGQTGLSTAFDLPTLMGRDADDPLSEGEVGICGVSISSLADMEILFKGIPLDKVSTSMTINAPAAMMLAFYIAVGEKQGVASKSLRGTIQADILKEYIAQKEWIYPPSPSMRLITDMFTYCAKELPQFNPISISGYHIREAGSTAVQELGFTLADGFAYVEAGMAAGLDIDEFAPRLSFFFNSHLDFFEEIAKFRAARRIWSKRMRYKYGAKNPKSWMLRFHTQTAGCSLTAQQPENNIIRTALEALAGVLGGTQSLHTNSMDETLALPSDKAVKIALRTQQIIAHEIGVVNTIDPLAGSYFVESLTTQMEEEAEQYFEKIDMLGGVIPAIEEGFFQREIAEAAYRYQSDVDKKEKIIVGVNEYIEEEEQLEIPILYITPEVEAKQRKRLAELRHERNSANVEGALGELQRGAADGSNLMPLLLKATRAYVTLGEMCNALAEHFGVYEEPAVF, from the coding sequence ATGGCTGGGATTGAGGGCTTGGATGCCGTTAAGAAGGCGAAAGCGGTTTGGAATGAACATGCGTCAAGGGCGGGAAAGCGGCAAAATATAAAGTTCACTACCGTGAGCGGCGAACCGATTGAAACGCTTTACACCCCCGACGATATACAACATATCAACTATCTTTCCGATATAGGCTTCCCCGGCGAATTCCCGTACACGCGGGGTGTTCATCACAATATGTACCGCGGCAAGTTATGGACCATGCGCCAATTTGCCGGATTCGGGACGCCCGAGGACACGAACGGAAGGTTCAAGTACCTTCTCGAACATGGCCAAACGGGCTTATCAACGGCGTTCGATTTGCCGACACTGATGGGGAGGGATGCGGATGACCCGCTCTCGGAAGGCGAGGTCGGCATTTGCGGTGTGTCAATAAGCTCCCTTGCGGATATGGAGATCCTGTTCAAAGGAATTCCGCTGGACAAGGTTTCCACGTCTATGACCATCAATGCTCCCGCAGCAATGATGCTCGCTTTCTACATCGCGGTCGGGGAAAAACAGGGAGTCGCCTCCAAATCGTTGCGGGGGACGATCCAAGCCGACATCCTCAAAGAATATATCGCCCAGAAGGAATGGATCTATCCGCCGTCGCCTTCAATGCGGCTCATTACGGACATGTTCACTTATTGCGCAAAAGAACTTCCTCAGTTTAATCCTATCTCTATTAGCGGCTATCACATAAGGGAAGCCGGTTCAACTGCGGTCCAGGAACTCGGGTTCACTCTCGCCGATGGCTTTGCGTACGTTGAAGCCGGGATGGCGGCAGGGTTGGATATCGACGAGTTCGCACCGCGCCTCTCTTTTTTCTTCAACTCCCATCTCGATTTTTTTGAGGAGATCGCAAAGTTCAGAGCAGCGCGCCGGATCTGGTCAAAGCGGATGCGGTATAAGTACGGCGCAAAAAATCCAAAGTCATGGATGCTCCGGTTTCACACCCAGACAGCCGGCTGCTCTCTCACCGCTCAACAGCCAGAGAACAATATTATCCGGACGGCCCTCGAAGCGCTTGCGGGCGTTTTGGGTGGAACGCAGTCGCTCCACACCAATTCGATGGACGAAACGCTCGCTCTTCCTTCCGACAAAGCCGTAAAAATAGCCCTTAGAACGCAGCAGATTATAGCACACGAAATCGGCGTCGTGAACACGATCGACCCCCTTGCCGGAAGCTATTTTGTGGAGTCGCTGACAACGCAGATGGAAGAAGAGGCAGAACAGTATTTCGAAAAGATCGATATGCTGGGAGGAGTGATTCCTGCGATAGAAGAAGGGTTCTTTCAACGGGAGATTGCCGAAGCTGCGTATCGTTATCAGAGCGACGTGGATAAAAAAGAGAAGATTATCGTCGGTGTTAATGAGTATATTGAGGAGGAAGAGCAGTTGGAAATCCCTATTCTTTACATTACCCCGGAAGTGGAAGCCAAGCAAAGAAAACGACTTGCTGAATTACGGCATGAAAGAAATTCAGCAAATGTCGAAGGAGCTCTGGGCGAACTACAGCGGGGCGCTGCAGATGGATCGAATCTTATGCCGCTGCTCTTGAAGGCGACGAGAGCGTACGTGACGCTCGGTGAAATGTGCAACGCACTTGCCGAACATTTCGGAGTCTATGAGGAGCCTGCTGTCTTTTAG
- a CDS encoding DUF362 domain-containing protein — MTRSRVAVIKTNPATVISDYEKLLKLAGAEQALSKSSPTILKDNISWHFPYLSANTTPWQLEGTVKALKTCGYSDLVSVHNNTVVTDPYRGEKLNKLSPIYEKYGIEERYNFNPNEIQWINYAPKARMRALNRIYPHGIRIPEYFLGKNIVHLPTVKTHIYTTTTGAMKNAFGGLLNTRRHYTHTWIHETLVDLLAIQKEIHSGLFAVMDGTICGNGPGPRTMIPVEKDYIIASADQVAIDAVAAKMMGFDPLSIKYLRLAHEDKLGCADPRDIEIVGEDISSVNFGFTVGDNLASMAGDFFWFGPLKSFQKLFFHTPLVYGFVFGSYFYHDYLWWPLKGKSMMRKVRTQSKWAKFFDEYGGEDLSK, encoded by the coding sequence ATGACTCGTTCGCGCGTCGCCGTCATCAAGACCAATCCTGCTACAGTCATTTCGGACTATGAGAAACTCCTGAAGCTTGCGGGAGCGGAACAGGCCCTTTCAAAGTCGTCCCCGACGATCCTAAAAGATAACATCAGCTGGCATTTCCCTTACCTGAGCGCGAATACAACTCCGTGGCAGCTCGAAGGAACGGTCAAAGCCCTTAAGACATGCGGGTATTCTGATTTGGTTTCGGTACATAACAACACCGTCGTTACCGATCCCTACCGCGGAGAGAAGCTGAACAAGCTCAGCCCGATCTACGAAAAATACGGGATCGAAGAGCGGTATAATTTCAATCCTAATGAAATACAATGGATCAATTATGCGCCGAAGGCGCGGATGCGCGCCTTGAACAGAATTTATCCGCATGGCATCCGCATTCCTGAATATTTTCTCGGAAAGAACATCGTCCATCTCCCGACGGTAAAGACCCATATTTATACGACGACAACGGGCGCGATGAAGAATGCGTTCGGCGGACTGCTGAACACTCGACGTCATTACACGCATACCTGGATTCACGAAACCCTCGTCGATCTTCTCGCCATCCAGAAGGAAATTCATTCCGGGCTTTTCGCGGTGATGGACGGGACGATCTGCGGCAACGGTCCCGGGCCGCGGACGATGATCCCGGTGGAAAAGGACTATATTATAGCAAGCGCCGACCAGGTTGCGATCGATGCCGTAGCGGCAAAGATGATGGGGTTCGACCCGTTGAGCATCAAATATCTCCGCCTGGCGCATGAGGATAAACTCGGCTGTGCGGACCCGCGAGACATCGAAATCGTCGGGGAAGACATCTCCAGCGTTAATTTTGGCTTCACCGTCGGCGATAATCTCGCCAGCATGGCCGGCGATTTCTTCTGGTTCGGACCGCTCAAATCGTTCCAAAAACTCTTCTTTCATACGCCGCTCGTGTACGGATTCGTTTTCGGGTCGTACTTTTACCACGACTATCTCTGGTGGCCGCTCAAAGGGAAGAGCATGATGCGAAAGGTCCGCACGCAGTCGAAATGGGCTAAGTTCTTCGATGAATACGGCGGGGAAGACCTCTCGAAATGA
- a CDS encoding phosphatase PAP2 family protein, giving the protein MADFLYSIDTAVFFFINRTISNPVLDWLMPFLTDLNKQKATIVIVGVLWLWLMIRGGKTGRTAGILLVASIIVSDQFSSTVLKHLFTRIRPCHALQGVRLLVDCGSGYSFPSSHAVNNFAGATILSHYYRRYAWGWFSLASLVALSRPYIGVHYPSDIAGGALIGWACAVCLITGWDYIERKIIRRDPASPA; this is encoded by the coding sequence ATGGCCGATTTCCTTTACTCGATTGATACCGCCGTATTTTTTTTCATCAATCGAACCATCAGCAATCCTGTCCTGGACTGGCTGATGCCCTTCCTGACCGACCTTAATAAACAGAAAGCAACGATCGTCATCGTTGGCGTACTCTGGCTTTGGTTGATGATCCGCGGAGGGAAGACGGGACGGACGGCCGGCATCCTCCTTGTGGCATCCATCATCGTCAGCGACCAATTCAGCAGCACGGTCTTGAAACATCTCTTCACAAGGATCCGCCCGTGCCACGCGCTGCAAGGTGTCCGCCTCCTGGTTGACTGCGGGAGCGGATATTCTTTTCCCTCCTCGCATGCGGTCAACAATTTTGCCGGAGCCACGATCCTGTCGCATTATTACCGCAGGTACGCCTGGGGTTGGTTTTCTCTCGCATCTCTCGTGGCTCTGTCCAGACCGTATATCGGCGTCCATTACCCGTCGGACATCGCCGGAGGAGCGCTCATCGGATGGGCGTGCGCTGTCTGCCTGATCACAGGGTGGGATTATATCGAAAGGAAAATTATCCGCAGGGATCCAGCATCGCCGGCCTAA
- the ftsY gene encoding signal recognition particle-docking protein FtsY produces MSFFDSIKLSRLKDGLAKTREAFVSKIGRLVLSKGTIDTDFIHQLDEILIGADIGVETAQLILSAVRQEAKDQRYESPEELNAIIRSAISAMFQNGGQKQSIGPMEPLASSRPYVIMVVGVNGVGKTTTIGKLAFNYKNAGKNVLIGAADTFRAAANEQLEIWAKRAGVTIIQQVHGSDPAAVAFDTVKAAQARNADVVIIDTAGRLHTKVNLMEELKKIKRVMKKCLADAPHEVLLVLDASTGQNAIQQAKQFDDAVGLTGLVVTKLDGTAKGGIIIAITRALKIPVRFIGVGEGIEDLQPFDASAFVDALFEKAAV; encoded by the coding sequence ATGAGTTTCTTCGACTCGATAAAATTGTCCCGCCTCAAAGACGGCCTTGCGAAAACGCGGGAGGCCTTTGTTTCGAAGATCGGCAGGCTTGTCCTCTCTAAAGGAACGATCGATACCGACTTCATTCATCAACTGGACGAAATCCTGATCGGCGCAGATATCGGCGTCGAAACCGCACAGCTCATTCTTTCGGCGGTCAGACAGGAGGCGAAAGATCAGCGCTATGAAAGTCCCGAGGAGCTAAACGCCATTATTCGGTCTGCCATCTCGGCAATGTTCCAAAACGGCGGCCAAAAACAGAGTATCGGCCCGATGGAGCCGTTGGCCAGTTCCAGACCATACGTGATAATGGTCGTTGGCGTGAACGGCGTCGGAAAAACCACGACCATCGGCAAACTTGCATTCAACTATAAGAATGCAGGAAAGAACGTGCTCATAGGCGCCGCAGACACTTTTCGTGCAGCGGCAAACGAGCAGCTGGAGATTTGGGCCAAACGCGCCGGCGTAACGATCATTCAGCAAGTGCACGGTTCAGACCCTGCAGCGGTCGCTTTCGACACGGTGAAAGCCGCTCAAGCCCGCAATGCCGACGTCGTTATTATCGACACCGCCGGACGCCTTCACACGAAAGTGAATTTGATGGAAGAACTGAAAAAAATAAAGCGCGTGATGAAGAAATGCCTGGCCGATGCGCCGCACGAGGTGCTGCTCGTCCTTGATGCCTCGACTGGCCAAAATGCCATCCAGCAGGCGAAACAATTCGATGATGCTGTCGGCCTTACCGGATTGGTGGTGACCAAACTTGACGGGACCGCAAAGGGAGGGATCATCATCGCAATCACTCGGGCGTTGAAAATCCCTGTGCGCTTCATCGGCGTTGGCGAGGGAATCGAAGATCTGCAGCCGTTCGATGCATCAGCGTTCGTTGACGCCCTCTTCGAAAAAGCGGCTGTGTGA
- a CDS encoding CDP-alcohol phosphatidyltransferase family protein, whose amino-acid sequence MTTKENPWTISNVLSLSRIVLMGPVVYFFLSSMPHHREYAVLFLLIAVTTDALDGYFARLLHQESELGKVIDPLADKIGVGIVVVLLLFFGDIPFWFALLIVARDFLIFLGGLYIRKRTGLILPSNMPGKLAVSFVALTLTLSIVHYRIFSALETISFWISVTLLVYSFVVYTRRFIAVLAADKNKPRL is encoded by the coding sequence ATGACGACGAAAGAAAATCCCTGGACGATCTCCAACGTTCTGAGCCTCAGCCGCATTGTATTGATGGGGCCGGTCGTGTACTTCTTTCTCTCTTCAATGCCGCATCACCGCGAATATGCCGTGCTGTTCCTCCTTATTGCCGTAACGACCGACGCCCTCGACGGATATTTTGCGCGGCTCCTGCATCAGGAGTCAGAACTGGGAAAGGTGATTGACCCCTTGGCCGATAAGATCGGCGTCGGCATTGTTGTTGTTTTACTTCTGTTTTTTGGCGATATTCCTTTTTGGTTTGCACTCCTCATTGTAGCGAGAGACTTTCTCATTTTTTTAGGCGGGCTGTATATCCGAAAGCGAACCGGACTCATTCTTCCCTCGAATATGCCCGGGAAGCTGGCGGTCTCTTTTGTCGCGTTAACATTGACTCTCTCGATCGTACACTATCGCATTTTTTCGGCGTTAGAGACGATTTCATTTTGGATAAGCGTTACATTGCTCGTGTATTCGTTCGTCGTTTATACAAGACGATTTATTGCTGTGCTGGCTGCTGATAAAAATAAACCGCGCCTATGA
- the mutL gene encoding DNA mismatch repair endonuclease MutL: MLPDQLANKIAAGEVVQRPESVVKELVENSIDAGATSISIVIKEGGKSFIQISDNGSGMSDEDAVLSFGRHATSKIRSYEDLESIRTLGFRGEALASIAAVAHVDLKTRRRDEEVGALVRMEGGTLKEHSKTSAQPGTMITVRNLFYNTPARRNFLKSNNTEFKHIYDVVQRVALSRPDIAIQFISDEENLLDLKGGGIQERLKNLYGERHFETLIPIGEETDLLSISGFIGKPDFARKSKVDQYLFLNKRPIFSRAINHAIFSGYEHLMDKGNFPFYLVFLDIDPHKVDVNVHPSKMEVKFADEQSIYRFVISVVRKALGANDLVPSLEVNSSKNFDQSFASLRHAALPHHFSAGFNNVPSGPFLASTEGPAGHPLNLDKLFSDIPTVPLPENGKPQQFAHGTRENEAQEGKAIWQLHNKYILSQIRTGLMIVDQHVAHERVLYERALASFKNAVPVSQQLLFPHTAQLSSGDFALAKELIPHLQAIGFELKLFGKNTIVLEGVPTDVKAGSEGSILQDILDEFKNNQHRVKLDARDNVAKSFSCKAAIKAGDKLTEVEMRVLIDQLFATSMPYVCPHGRPVVVKISLGELDRRFMRTS, from the coding sequence ATATTACCCGACCAGCTCGCGAACAAGATCGCCGCCGGCGAAGTTGTCCAGCGGCCTGAATCGGTGGTAAAAGAACTCGTCGAAAATTCGATCGACGCAGGGGCGACCTCCATTTCGATCGTTATAAAAGAGGGGGGAAAAAGTTTCATTCAGATCTCCGATAATGGATCGGGGATGAGTGATGAGGATGCCGTCCTCTCATTCGGCCGTCATGCGACGAGCAAGATACGGTCATACGAAGACCTCGAGAGTATTCGAACGCTTGGCTTTCGGGGGGAAGCGCTTGCATCGATTGCCGCGGTCGCCCACGTAGACCTGAAGACCCGGCGCCGGGATGAGGAGGTGGGTGCATTGGTGCGAATGGAAGGGGGGACTCTGAAAGAACACTCGAAAACAAGCGCGCAGCCGGGGACAATGATCACCGTGCGCAACCTCTTCTATAACACGCCTGCCCGGCGCAATTTCTTGAAATCAAATAATACCGAATTCAAGCATATTTATGATGTCGTGCAACGGGTCGCGCTTTCCCGTCCGGATATTGCCATTCAATTCATAAGCGACGAGGAGAATCTGCTCGACCTGAAAGGGGGGGGCATTCAGGAACGGTTGAAGAATTTATACGGCGAACGGCACTTCGAAACTCTCATTCCGATTGGAGAGGAGACCGATCTTCTCTCTATCTCGGGCTTCATCGGCAAACCCGATTTTGCGCGAAAATCGAAAGTCGACCAATACCTTTTTCTCAACAAGCGGCCGATCTTCAGCCGGGCGATCAATCATGCGATCTTTTCCGGCTACGAGCATTTGATGGACAAAGGGAATTTTCCCTTCTACCTCGTTTTTCTCGACATTGACCCTCACAAAGTCGACGTGAATGTCCATCCTTCCAAGATGGAAGTGAAGTTTGCCGATGAGCAGAGCATTTACCGCTTCGTCATTTCGGTTGTCCGAAAAGCTCTCGGCGCAAACGATCTCGTCCCCTCGCTCGAAGTGAACTCCTCCAAAAATTTTGACCAGTCATTTGCCTCCCTGCGGCATGCTGCGCTCCCTCACCACTTTTCCGCCGGCTTCAACAATGTTCCATCCGGCCCCTTCCTGGCCTCGACGGAGGGTCCGGCGGGCCACCCTCTGAACCTTGATAAACTTTTTTCCGATATTCCGACAGTGCCCCTTCCGGAGAACGGCAAACCGCAGCAGTTTGCCCATGGCACCAGGGAAAACGAGGCTCAGGAAGGAAAAGCGATCTGGCAGCTTCATAATAAATACATTCTTTCGCAGATCAGAACAGGGCTGATGATCGTCGATCAGCATGTAGCTCACGAGCGGGTTTTGTATGAACGGGCCTTGGCGAGTTTCAAGAATGCCGTCCCGGTCTCCCAGCAGCTGCTTTTTCCTCACACCGCGCAACTCTCCTCGGGCGATTTCGCCCTTGCAAAAGAGTTGATTCCTCATCTGCAAGCGATCGGTTTTGAGTTAAAACTCTTCGGAAAAAACACTATTGTCCTTGAGGGTGTGCCGACGGACGTCAAGGCAGGGAGCGAAGGGAGCATCCTCCAGGATATATTGGATGAATTCAAGAACAATCAGCATCGGGTGAAGCTTGATGCCCGCGACAATGTGGCAAAATCCTTTTCCTGCAAGGCGGCCATTAAGGCCGGCGACAAGCTTACGGAAGTGGAGATGCGAGTATTAATCGACCAGCTTTTCGCGACATCGATGCCGTACGTGTGCCCTCATGGACGCCCTGTCGTAGTCAAAATTTCACTCGGCGAGTTGGACAGAAGGTTCATGCGGACATCTTGA